A window of Daphnia pulicaria isolate SC F1-1A chromosome 10, SC_F0-13Bv2, whole genome shotgun sequence contains these coding sequences:
- the LOC124314219 gene encoding cyclin-Q-like: MDSNMTSNLLSSKFRPIIEIQTHQGPEAPSPIQYKSASNHHNAQELATRFLFECGAKLKTNPLTAAVAAQIYHRFLDAVNDSSYDPYMIAATALYIASKQQDEPVKIRDLINVVHRTLNRDPEVLDLSEEYWNYRDSIVQAELLTMRMINFKTINPDIHLYMLNYLKTLASWIPPAVWEKSPLVKLCWTLLQDFHHCKVVIQYEPQLVALAIIYYGLQLCGIMIPCTTEQDQLPWHEAFYKNAKKEEIWNIIEHLLALYEHDKDIKH, encoded by the exons ATGGATTCGAACATGACGTCTAATTTACTGAGTTCCAAATTCAGACCAATCATTGAGATACAGACACATCAAGGGCCAGAGGCTCCAAGCCCAATTCAGTACAAGAGTGCCAGCAATCATCATAATGCTCAAGAACTGGCCACTCGATTCCTATTCGAATGCG GAGCCAAACTGAAAACCAACCCTCTCACTGCAGCGGTAGCTGCCCAAATTTATCACCGATTTTTAGATGCTGTCAATGATTCAAGCTATGATCCTTAT ATGATTGCAGCCACAGCTCTTTACATTGCCAGTAAACAGCAAGATGAACCTGTCAAAATCAGGGATCTCATCAATGTGGTTCACAGAACTCTCAACCGAGATCCTGAAGTTCTGGACCTGTCTGAAGAATATTGGAACTACAGGGACTCAATAGTCCAAGCAGAGCTTCTGACCATGAGGATGATCAATTTTAAAACCATAAATCCAGACATTCACTTG TATATGCTGAATTACTTGAAAACACTGGCATCCTGGATTCCTCCAGCTGTTTGGGAAAAATCCCCATTAGTCAAATTGTGCTGGACTCTGTTACAGGATTTTCATCACTGCAAGGTCGTCATTCAATACGAGCCCCAACTGGTCGCTTTAGCTATCATCTACTATGGGCTACAGCTTTGTGGAATAATGATCCCGTGCACCACCGAACAAGATCAACTCCCATGGCACGAG GCCTTTTACAAAaatgccaaaaaagaagaaatctggAACATAATCGAGCATTTGCTGGCCTTATACGAACACGATAAAGACATAAAGCACTAG
- the LOC124314241 gene encoding ras-related protein Rab-3 encodes MSVGQDNRWQKDAADQNFDYMFKLLIIGNSSVGKTSFLFRYADDSFTSAFVSTVGIDFKVKTVFRQDKRVKLQIWDTAGQERYRTITTAYYRGAMGFLLMYDITNEESFNSVQDWCTQIKTYSWDNAQVILVGNKCDMEDERVISYERGKQLADQLGLEFFETSAKENINVKAVFERLVDIICDKMSESLDSDPNMVNSSKGTRLTDQTPAPNAGACQC; translated from the exons atgtctgtAGGCCAAGACAACCGGTGGCAAAAGGATGCGGCTGACCAGAATTTCGATTACATGTTTAAACTGTTGATCATCGGGAACAGCAGTGTCGGCAAAACGTCGTTTCTCTTCCGTTATGCCGATGATTCCTTCACGTCGGCTTTCGTCTCAACCGTCGGCATCGACTTCAAAGTCAAGACCGTCTTCCGTCAAGATAAGCGGGTCAAACTTCAAATCTGG GACACGGCAGGGCAGGAGCGATATCGCACCATCACAACGGCCTACTACCGCGGAGCTATGGGCTTCTTATTGATGTACGACATTACCAATGAAGAATCTTTCAATAGTGTTCAAGACTG GTGTACCCAAATCAAGACTTATTCTTGGGATAACGCTCAAGTCATCCTAGTCGGTAACAAATGCGATATGGAAGATGAGCGTGTCATCTCCTACGAGCGAGGTAAACAGTTGGCCGACCAACTTGGCTTGGAATTCTTCGAAACGTCAGCCAAAGAGAATATTAACGTCAAG GCGGTTTTCGAACGTTTGGTGGACATAATTTGCGACAAAATGTCCGAGAGTCTAGACAGCGATCCCAACATGGTCAACTCATCGAAAGGAACGCGATTGACGGACCAAACTCCCGCTCCCAACGCCGGCGCCTGCCAATGTTGA